In Lolium rigidum isolate FL_2022 chromosome 7, APGP_CSIRO_Lrig_0.1, whole genome shotgun sequence, the DNA window CATCTCAGCCACCCCGCCACCGCCTGTTCGGACAGTCTTGCCAAGGGACGCCCGACCGTCCCCTAGCTTGTGATCTCGTGGGTCTACCATCTTTTATATGCTAGGTGACTAGGTATGACACTTAACGTTGGGTTAACTACAAGCCCAACTATAGCACAATGGTACAAAGGTGATATAATCCTAACAGtagtgataataataataataataataataataataataataataataataataataataatatatgttttgttgggagtggtgttttggctaccagttttaaaatttcattttaaatacatttttaaaatgttgaaaaattcgaAAGCAAACTTTAATGGGTACATAtcgaaattctacacgttcacaaagttGTTCCACGAACCGACattttttgtgtcatgtgtaaaaaagataaattttggtgTAAAAAAGGTTGTCCGCGTGACGCTTTTTCTTTTGTCTTTTTAATagaaaaaatgtcggttttttcACAAAACTTGATGTGCGCACATAGAATGTAGATACGTAAGCGTGAAATTCGAatctttttaacattttgaaatgttttttCCAGTGGCAGAAGCAtatgccgaattgaatttctggtgTTTTGTGTGGAAAAAAGTAAAGATAAACAAGTGAATGGGGCACGTCAGAGAGCACTCGGTCAATCAGGCTCTGATCAAGAGCATTGCAGGCTAGTGGTAAATGACAGTACGGATAGGCTTTTTTCGGATGTTCAAAGTTACCCACATTATATACCACGTTCAGTGTGGACAATAATGATGTAGCTTGGGTGGTTGATGAACGCGCAAATTTTGATATATATTAAATTACACGGTCAggtcaaaaagaaaaattacacggCTCTCAACTATGACTTGCAAACATTTCTCAATCACATTCAAAATAACAAGACCTTACTTTCACATAGTCAAACACTGAACTGAACACCCACACTTCATAATACTTGCAAGTTGTAAGCGGCTAGTTTTGATTTGCAGGCGCATCCTTTGGTTCTGAGATCCCAAGATCGAGAGGACCATAGTATCAGTAGGGAAGGATTCCCAAGGTCCTGCCGTACGGGACGATGTCGTCGTATACCTGGTCCAGGTTATTGTACTTGTACTGGAACCCTTCCTTGACGAGCTTGTCCGACCAGATGGAGACTCTGGGCTTCGCCGGGAGAGCACCAATGCTGCAATAGAAACAGAAGGTCAGCTCAGTGCTTCAGAAGACATTGTACATGTGAAGAGTCGGTCAGTTGAGTACGTACTGATCGATGTTAAGCTCGTACTGCGGGTACTTGGCATGGAGGAAATTGGCGAGCtcaatggcggtggtgttgagggTGCACACGATGTACCGCCCCGCCGGCGCCTCCGCCTCGGCGACGAAGATCTCGGCGCCGCAGACGTCGTCGATGTGGACCAGCGGGATCGAGCCGGAGGCCGCCTCGATGAGCTCCAGCTTGTCCACCATGTCGTCGTCGCCTGAGATCGCCCATCCATCACAAGCGATCGATGTAAATACGTTGAGCACCATATGTATTTAGCGCTGAAACGAGAGACGTGCGTGTAGAAGAGCACGATCAACTAAAATTCAGTTTCGGGCCGCACCGGATAGCAGGGAGAGCAACTCGGGGACGCTGGTCTTCACCTTCGTCGCCGGGGCACCGCCTACCACGACAACGGGGCACAAGGTGACAAGGCTGATGTTGTTCTCCTCCGCGAACGCCACTGCCGCCTTCTCCGCGAGCACCTTAGAGGCAGGGTACGCCTGCAACATTCCATTGTTTTTAGTTTTTACCCATTATTGATGCAAGATTGACGATGCAGATAGACTGCTTCTGACTGAACGCATATAGGTGTGGACTCACCCACGTCCCGATCTTCTTCTCTCTGAGGTATTCCACGTCGGACCAGGACTCCTCATCTAGGACATGGCCATCGCCTTCCAGTGGCCGGCTCGAGACCGCGGCCGTCGACGACGTCAGGATCACGCGCTTCACCGTCCCTGCTTTCACGCACGACCTCATCACGTTGAGGGTACCTTGGATGGCCGGCTGGATCACCTCTTCCTGGAAAGACATCACCAAACAGGTTCAAAACAGAGTTTCAGAGTGGGCAGCTTCAGAGTTTATGGAGTGATGTTAAGCTGCAGGGCTTACCTCGGGGTTCTCTGGCATGAGGGCCACCGGAGCGGCGACGAGGAAGGCGTAGTCGCAGCCGGCGACAGCGTCGTCGAAGCTGCCCTCATTGTCCAGGTCGGCGCGGAACACCTCCAAGGGGCCGAGCGCTTTCAAGGCCTCGAGATGCGCGTTCTTCTCCTTGTCATCTGAAAATTCAAGAAAACATAAACCAAGGCGGCTATCAGTTTCAGAAAACATAAAACAGACACCCTGCGGTCTGATGATTTCACCGGAGGGAGTATGAGAAGAGCTACTCATTATTACCGGGGTTCCTGACCGTCGTCTTTACGGCGTACCCCTTCTCCAGCAGCATCTTCACGAGCGCCGACGCGATGTAGCCGCTGCCTCCGGTGACGCACGCCGTCTTCCTGCTCACACCATCACCTGCCGCCGACGTCATGTTGCTAGCTACAATTCTCCTGAAAACTCCAGCCACAGGAGAGCTCTGTTCCTCTGGTGGTGTGAGGCGACTCTGGAATGGATTAGGCTCGCACCCTGCACGTGCATTATGTAGCGATGTCGTAGCCGGTGGTTGATCATGCTGTCTGTTGACCTGGACCAGCGTCGGGGCACAACTGTGAGCACGACTCGACGAGGAATGATTGGCTAGCCAGAACACGAGGTGCACGAAGATGCCCTACAAACGTATAATTATCTCCGAATTTTGTGGGTGTTGTAACAATAAAATTATCTCTAGTCCAGAGTCGTTGTCTTGTCCGTGTTTACCTGCAGCCTTGCAACTAAAAGATGCCGAGGATGagaacacgacgaacacgagCTAACTGTATAATTATCTCCAAATTAAGTCTCTGTCAGTCAGTCCTGTATGAGCCTCAAGTTGACGTGCTAGTTGCTACCAAC includes these proteins:
- the LOC124674400 gene encoding anthocyanidin reductase ((2S)-flavan-3-ol-forming)-like → MTSAAGDGVSRKTACVTGGSGYIASALVKMLLEKGYAVKTTVRNPDDKEKNAHLEALKALGPLEVFRADLDNEGSFDDAVAGCDYAFLVAAPVALMPENPEEEVIQPAIQGTLNVMRSCVKAGTVKRVILTSSTAAVSSRPLEGDGHVLDEESWSDVEYLREKKIGTWAYPASKVLAEKAAVAFAEENNISLVTLCPVVVVGGAPATKVKTSVPELLSLLSGDDDMVDKLELIEAASGSIPLVHIDDVCGAEIFVAEAEAPAGRYIVCTLNTTAIELANFLHAKYPQYELNIDHIGALPAKPRVSIWSDKLVKEGFQYKYNNLDQVYDDIVPYGRTLGILPY